One segment of Ipomoea triloba cultivar NCNSP0323 chromosome 12, ASM357664v1 DNA contains the following:
- the LOC116000352 gene encoding probable mitochondrial saccharopine dehydrogenase-like oxidoreductase At5g39410 yields MSIRLDKHTHTQLREKTDLLTDTNLSMEEQQHHAATYDIVILGASGFTGKYAVREALKFLNVPESPFNSLALVGRSPSKVAKALQWASHPNPPPQIPILTADTTDPISLRRVASQAKIILNCVGPFHLYGEPVVAACVDVGCDYLDITGEMEFVERMEASYHHRAAKKGSLVISACGYDSVPAVLGMMFNSRQWVSPAAPNRMEAYQFMESDKRVVLNLGSYETLVLAVANKDKLQELRHCTPQRPQPMIPGPPPKESIVEHQKEIGLWGVVFPSLDKIAVDRMVSCLTENPEGIPGVNETAQQIKKREAFWSTAKPVHFGLNMASKSVLGVVRFITLALLLWVFGRFSTGRWLLMKFPSVFSLGLFSKNGPTEEEVANASFKLWFVGRGYSDAALASKEGKKPDMEIITRVTGPEIGYSATPIILIQCALVLLSQRRELPKGGVFLPGIIFGPTDLQQRLQQNGISFDFISKKKLSNKI; encoded by the exons atgtcaATTAGACTggataaacacacacacacacaattacgAGAAAAAACAGATTTACTTACTGATACTAATCTCTCAATGGAGGAACAACAACATCACGCTGCCACCTACGACATCGTAATCTTGGGAGCCTCTGGGTTTACCGGCAAATACGCTGTACGGGAGGCTCTCAAGTTCCTCAATGTACCTGAATCTCCATTCAACTCCCTCGCTTTAGTAGGCCGATCCCCATCCAAAGTAGCCAAAGCTCTCCAATGGGCCTCCCATCCCAACCCACCGCCACAAATCCCCATCCTCACCGCCGACACCACCGACCCCATTTCCCTTCGCCGCGTCGCCTCCCAGGCAAAGATCATTCTCAACTGCGTTGGCCCTTTCCATCTCTACGGCGAGCCCGTCGTGGCGGCTTGTGTCGATGTCGGCTGCGATTACCTAGATATCACCGGAGAAATGGAGTTTGTAGAGAGAATGGAAGCTTCTTACCATCACAGGGCTGCGAAGAAGGGTTCTCTGGTCATTTCTGCCTGTGGGTATGATTCGGTTCCTGCTGTATTAGGCATGATGTTCAATTCTAGGCAGTGGGTTTCACCCGCTGCTCCTAATCGTATGGAGGCCTACCAATTTATGGAATCCGACAAAAGGGTCGTGCTCAACCTAGGAAGCTACGAGACGCTGGTTCTTGCGGTGGCTAACAAGGACAAATTGCAGGAGTTGCGACATTGTACACCTCAAAGACCTCAGCCCATG ATTCCTGGTCCGCCTCCCAAGGAATCAATTGTGGAACACCAAAAAGAGATTGGGCTTTGGGGTGTGGTGTTTCCATCATTGGACAAAATTGCAGTTGACAGAATGGTGTCATGTTTAACTGAAAATCCCGAGGGTATACCGGGCGTCAATGAAACTGCTCAGCAAATTAAAAAGAGGGAGGCATTCTGGTCTACAGCGAAACCCGTTCACTTTGGTCTGAATATGGCATCAAAATCAGTGTTGGGTGTGGTTCGTTTCATAACACTAGCGTTGTTGCTATGGGTCTTTGGTAGGTTTTCTACAGGGAGGTGGCTGCTCATGAAGTTTCCTTCTGTGTTTAGCCTTGGGCTTTTCAGTAAAAATGGTCCAACTGAAGAGGAGGTGGCAAATGCTTCCTTCAAACTGTGGTTTGTTGGGCGTGGATATAGTGATGCTGCTCTCGCATCAAAAGAGGGCAAGAAACCGGATATGGAAATTATTACGAGAGTAACGGGACCTGAGATTGGCTATTCTGCAACTCCCATTATTCTAATTCAATGTGCTCTAGTCTTGTTGAGCCAACGTCGTGAGTTGCCTAAAGGGGGAGTTTTTCTTCCTGGGATTATATTTGGCCCAACGGATCTTCAACAACGACTCCAACAAAATGGAATATCTTTTGATTTCATTTCGAAGAAAAAGCTTTCTAACAAAATTTAG